In Setaria italica strain Yugu1 chromosome IX, Setaria_italica_v2.0, whole genome shotgun sequence, the genomic stretch GGCTCCACAATAAGATAGCGGTTATGTTATGTAGCCACTGTATTTCACACTGAAACTACTGCTACTTCAGACGAACAGAACAGAGAAAACTTAACTAGTCTGCCACCGAAATGTTTGTTTATTGCCATGCTAAGGAAACCGAGAATATAAACTATGGACTTGTCACTTGACCCTCAGACACAATGAATGATATGGTCTACTACAGCATTAATGTCATGAAATCTGGATCTGATGATGTCTTTCACCACAACTGGATAACCATAAATCTGCTTGGTCTATAGACAAGTAAAATCAAGGATCTCAGGGTCATCCCAACAGCAAATTCTAGTTCCATCAGAAGAAATAAAGAATACATATTTCATCCATATAAACTACTGAATTGCAATGGTTTTCTTTTTACAACCCTTTAATAGAGAATTCAGAATGCCTCCagaacaaaataaataaatataaaatgCATGGATCTGTGAGTGTACATCATTAGCACATACCAGACTCTTCATCCTCATCACACCATTTGTTCCAGTCAACTTTGATGTATGGATGCTTTTCCTCTGACTTCAGCAACTGCTTCCACCaacctttcttttccttctggaTTGAACAGATTATGTTTCGCAAGCCCATCTTTGTCTTCGTTTTACTTCCCTATAGACCAAGCAGATTTATGGTTAGCCACTAACAATTCACATAAAAAAATGGATGATGTCTTTCACGACGACTGGCTAGCAACTCGTTTGCTCACATCGAGCCTATATTGAAATCCAGAACAGCAAGCAACATGTACCTACCTCTGGCAGCACGGAATCAAAGAGCTCCAAAGTGAAGCTAAAAGGTTCCCCATGGGCAACAGCTGAGAAGGTAAAGAGGCCCTTAGGTTCAGTCTTCAGCACAACATCTTTTGCATCTGGCAATGAGATAGTCAAGTAAATCTTCTCGGAGCGCTGAGCCCACAGCACCTCAGGTTGGCGGCTGCATGCCAAAGAGTAAAAACCACGTCAtaccaaacaaacaaacaaaaaaaaaatgcttgcaTCAGGGGAAatgatctgaaaaaaaaaacccgtaTTCCAAATCTTCAATAGATTGCAAAATTCTATGTGTCACAGgtaacaaaaaaaatgataagGAGGAAGTGAAGAGCAATTGTGGAGACAGTCAATTAGACTATTAGAGTCTAGtgcaaaaaacaaaacaaaatgtgtTCACTAGAAAACATGAACACTGACACAGGCAATTCATCATATAACAGATATGCGATGAACATACTGTCTTCCGCATAGTTCCAATCGTGCCATTTTAGATGACAACAAATAATTAGGTGTTACCCGCCAAATGCAAGTCAATTTTAACTATTCAGTAACCAAATGCATGTCCTTTCAAACATGCAATGTGCAGCATATTCTGCAGATGTCCACATGTTATGCAATAGATTTGTGAACCCATTTCAATGTAATGGTAACTGCAAGAGTACTATAGATCAAAAGTAAACATAAGCATTCCAGAGCGTCAACCACCCATTGCATAAGAAATTACAATGAAAAAATAATACACCAGATAATCAAATACTAGAGGTTTTGTTTGACAATTTAAAACTGACGCCCCTACTGCAAATACTCCCGGATACTGCAATCTATTACACAGCCGAAAGAAATTAAATTCTATTCAACCAACCCACAGAGCAAGGAAAATGATCAACCATTTCGTCATTCTAGGAATGGATCAACAGCAAATGCTGGCAACAAGCAACCCATCAGCTACATCATAGTTACTCTCcgaataaaaaaaaacactacatCAGGCCAGGGAGGCTGAGTTGCTGAAATCTCAACAAAACGATCACGTTCGATTTCTCTGCGACACGAAGGGTAGAACAAACGAAAGCAGGCGACTCGGTGACGAATCAAGCGGCTGAATCCTGCGAACCTGGGAGACCGGAGACCTCCCTAGACATCGCTGATGAAGCCGAACGCCGTCTCGCGCGCGCCCTTGGCCTCCGCAACGAGGTCGGCCGCCTTCAACATCGCTTCGCCGAGCTCCATGGCGCCATTGAGCTGCGGGCCTCGGAGAAGCAGGGGCTCTGCCCACCTTTCCAGTACCACTACTACAGATGCGAACCCAGATCCCATCCAACCATTCCCCAACGCCTAAGAAATGAAGAACCAACGCGACGGCTATTCCATTCCAAAAACCCAAGCATCGCCATCCACTGGGCACGAAGCCACGAAATATCAAGGGGAAAAACGGAGAGAAGGCACGGAGGCTGGGGAGGGGATGGATACCTCATGGCGGCGGAGTAGGGTTCGCGGATTGGCCGACTGGAGGTGGGGAAAGCGAGGGTGCGCTGCaggggagagaagaggagaggtcGAGAGGACGATGAAGCGcacgcagcggcggcagcacgcGGAGCTCTGTATTGCGCTTCGCCTGCTGTGGCAGCTTTATTTTTGCATTTGCCTCTGCCATTCCTTCTATCCCCTTTTAGGTGGCGTTTGGATCGTGGAAACGGGGTATGGAAAGGAAACGAGGCAGTATGCCGTGTTCGTTTTgtgggaaaaggaaaaaaaaatgggaaACGGAATGAGAAATGTACCCTTCATTTTCCACCGATTCTATTCTATCGGTAGAGGTGGGTTATAAGAGGATACGTGCATCGGCGATGGTGCTTCCCGAAAACAAAGAGGGTCAGTGTTGGAGGGAGCCGGCATCGTCGACTCGGGGGACACGAGGAATGACCGGAGGAGGCTGATGTGGGGTGCGATTGTTTCGCTGCACCCCCGCATCCAGGCTCTCCGCGTGCGACCTCCGTGTGATTGGTTTCCTGAGTTCGTTGCTAGACCTGCAAAAGGGCGTCTGGAACTTGACTCCCGGGGTACGGCTAGATTCTTCGTTTCCCCAGAGCTAGGCTCccgggatgcggcggcgggagcaagGGCGAACGCGCATGGGGCGACACTGCATGCGTGCGTGCACGCGGGAAGCTCTAGGGTTACCGCTCCGATTTCACGCCATCCGCCGGCCATAAATCCTTACCGCATGCTTATTGTTCATGCAGCTGCTCTAGTCACTGCCATGTATGCATTCTTCCTTAATAGGATTAGAATGGGTCAATGCTCACGATCTCAGATTAGTTACACCCCAATGAGTGCTATGGATGAGGAATGATAAAATGACTTGGATAAAATTTATAACTGCAACGATGTAGAGTGTGTAAACATGCTTCGCATGAGAAGAACCCCTTTATTTTCAGCTATGTAATTTTCTTAGAAACAGAACCTTACTTAGAGACACCATACATAACAGGGTAGAAGAGCAAGTTGCAATGTTTCTTCATGTTGTGGAGCATAACCAAAGATTTCGAGTTATACACCAAAATTGGAGGAGATCTGTAGAGACGGTGAGTAGtcatttcaaagaagtgttgTATGATATTGGTGAACTTAGGCATGATATGATTAAGTCTCCATCAAGTGAGACACCTCTTAAGATCAGAAACAACtcaagatggtacccatattttAAGGTCACACAATAGTAAGCCTTAAAAACAAATGCTGCATACCTGAGTGCATATTTTGTAACAAAAACTGTTAGGTTTCATGTAGGATTGTTGGGGCAATAGATGGCACTCATATCTATGCTAGAGTCTCAGTCAAGATGCAATCAGCATTTAGGGGCAGGAAACACTAcacaactcaaaatgtgctagctacagtggactttgatttgaaattcaaatatgTCTTGGCTGGCTGGGAGGGATATGCACATGATGCCACCATTCTAGCTGATGCAATAGAGAGGGAGGATGGGTTAAGGGTTCCAGGAGGTAATGAACTAAATTGGTTACATAAATTAAATCACAATCTAAATTACAGTAGGATTAATATCTGTTTATACTTTTTCTAGGGAAATTCTATTTAGTAGATGTTGGATATGCATGTCGTCCTGAATTCCTTCCTTCTTACCGAGGCACTAGATATCATCTTAAtgagtttggtggtagaaaTTATTTAACCAATCCAAGAGAGTTGTTCAATTTGAGGTATTCAAGTATGTGTGTAACAGCTGAGAGGGCTTTTGGGGCTTTAAAAAATTAATTTTGTATTATTGACAATAAATCTTTTCATCCTTTCAAGACATAAGTCAAGTTGGTCCTTGCATGTTGCATTTACACAATTGGATACTAGGGCATGGTACTGATGAGGTTATTCCTCTTGAGTCCACTTGGGAGACTAATAATAGTCATGGGCATGGGGTTCCTATGGATGACAATGCAGCATGGGCTACTGTTAGAGATGAATGGGCTAATCAAATATGGGCAAATAGGGGTAATGCTCACATGTATATGCATGTAGTAGGTTATTGCACTTTGTATTCTAGATAATATATATGCTCCTAAGCTTATGCATTAGCCAAGTTTGTATGCTATTTGTTTAATCCATTTACTTTGAACTGAGGCATTGGACAACTATGCAATGATGATTTATTCATTTTGTTTCACTTGAACTTAAGATATTGGAAAAGTGTGCTATGATGATTTGTTCATTCTGTTTCATTTGAACTTGAGACATTGGATAAGTGTGCTATGATGATTTATCCATTCTGTTTCATTCTTTCCTAAGGCATTAGGCATTATGCAATGATGATTTGTTGTGTTTACTTAGCTGAGGCATTGGCTATTATGCAATGATTATTTGTTGTGTTTACTTAGCTAAGGCAATGGGCATTATGCAATGATGTATTATTGTTTTGTTTACTCTTTGCTGAGGAGTGGGCAATATGCAATGATGATTTGTTGTTCCATGTTTACTTCCTTCCTTCATTTCCTCCTCACATCTAAGTTGGGTGGCACCGTATGCATTAGGAGATGGCACAAGGCAATGGTCACTTTGACTTGGTTGAGGAGCTTGAGGCTACTGAAGCTGCTGCCCAAGCTGCTATCCAACCTGCTGCTGGCCAGGCTGCTGGTGGCCAGGTTGGTGCCCAGGTTGGTGGTGCTGCTGGGCAGCGGCAGAGGCCTGCAATGAGATGAACCAATGTCATGTCTGCATTTGTACTTCACCGCTTCTACCAGCTGATCTCCACTGGTATGAGAACTGACAAAGGGTTTAAGGAAGTGCACTTGAACCAAGTTGCCAAGGTTGTGCATGAGTTGTCAAGCAATGAGGTGACTGGCACCCGGATGTACAACCATTTGAGGAAGTGGAGGCAGAGGTGGATCAGGGTGGTAAAGCTTAGAGAACTTAGTGGTGCtttgtgggatgaggataactTTATGATCACTTTGGAGGATGAGTACTATAAGGAGCATATCAAAGTGTGTATCCTTTCATGATCACTGATATTGGTTCCATAAATTCATGATGATAACATATGCTAACCTTTcattttttgaatttcaggcACACCCAAAGGATGCTGATATGTTGAACAAGCCAATAGAGAACTACCAGCAGATGCATATTTGGGAATGGGATGGCTACAGGAAAGTTTGCCATGGGCTCTAGTGAACCTTTGGGCTCTCCTTTTGACTTTGTTGATTCTGAGTCAGATGCCATGAAGGTTGATGATGTGACAAAGGTGCTTGGAGAGGCACCCAAGAgtcagtgctgctgctgcttggtcTGATACAAGCAACAAGAGGAAAAGATCCATGCTTAGTGAGGGGACATTTTGTTCATGACTGGGATGAGTGATGCAGTCAACAATGTTGCCAATGACATTTTGCAGACCAAGGTTGAGGATGTCCACCCTGATCTCTATGATGCTCTCATGTTCATGCCTGGATTCACTGATGAAGCACTGATGGCTGCCTATGAGCACCTGCTTGGCAACAAGGCTCATGGTACTGCATTTGTGAAGATGAATGGTTCTCACCGTGTGCTATAGCTGAGGACTTTCTTGGCCAAGCACTACTACATGCAGTAAGCCACTGATCAGGCAAGGGGTGTTTTTTGTGCGGTGACCATTCTTTTGTGCAGCTATCCTGATGATCAAATGGTGTTTTTTTTGCAGTGAGCCTCCTGATCTTCTGACCAGTTGATCTATTGAACCATGTTTTGTGCAACTAACCTCATCTCTTTTACTAACTATACCTTATAGTTGGTAATTGACTCTAGCTGTTAGTATCGTATATCTTAGACTAATTGGATTTGTAACTCAACTATGAGTTATCTGATATCATGACATTCTGGTGATGTGGTTgttctgagcatatgcccattgaCAATGATGATTGATAACTCATTTTGCTTGCTGATTTCATCTCATTGCTGTGAATTTTTTTGAGTGCTAATGGTACTTGTCATTGTTGTTTTGAGTATATGCCCATTGCCAATAATGATTGATAACTACATTTGTTTCATTTTGGTTGTTGGTTTCATCTCATTGCtttttgatttcatctcattGTCAGTGATGCTTGCCATTCCTGTTCATCTTGTTATCATTCCTGTTCATTCTATTATCAACCTATTATGCTGTGCCATTTCTACTTGTTGTCAACCTGTTCTGAGCATATGTTCTTTGCCAATGATGCTATATGTTACATTAACCTATTATCATCATCTGTCAACCTGTCAACAACCTGTTATTGCCAACTTCTTTTTTGGCCAATGATACTTTGTTTCCCTCTTTATTCTTCAGAAATGTCCTGCTACAGCTTAACCTAAGATCAAGAAGGCTTCTTGGGATTTTAAAGATGTCATGATGTTATTAGAGGCTCCAGTAATCTTAGTTCAAGCTATAATAATTGTGGTTTTACTTTCAAAATGTATGTAATGTTAGACTTGTAACAAACTGATATTTCATCCAATGAAGTAGCTGGTGGTAACTTCACCCTATGCATTCAAGAGGTGATTATAACATGGTGCATTAGGCCAACTAAATAAACTCATCTTGCATCTCCTATTTGAATTCTGTATGTATTCATACAACAATCATTGTCTCCTTTGTGGCCTGGTTGGAATAGAGCAAACAACCAAATATGGGGCATCTACATCCTTAGGGCCTGACTCCAGCTAGCCTGGCTCCCTAGTGCGAGCCAGGCTCGCTGGGGAAGGGAACCAATCAGGCCAGTGGGTGACATGGAGCGTCGACGGCTGGATCTAGAGTTGGATTCGCACGAACAAATGGCCGTCGGAGCTGACCTCACCTGGTCCACGCGGGGTTACCAATGCTGCACTCGTCTGGCAAGCACGACGGTCGTGGGAGACGCGCTCGGCTGGCACGCAGCACCGAGGACGAGCGAGCCTCGCACGTGTGGGTGCAGCTGGAGCCTACGCTCCTCTCGCGCGTTGGGCCACTGGAGCCCCCGCTGCTTGCTTCGACGCGCAGGCCGCCGAAGATGCTCCGTCACGCGAGGGCCGCAAGGGGCTGCTGCTTGCCTTGCCGAGTGAGCACGCAGGCAGAGCTGCTACTCATCGTACTGACAGGACAATAGGAGTAGTGAATGGAGCCGTCTAGAGAAAACAAGATGAGGTGGAGCAGACGAAGGTTGTAAATGGGTCACAGGTGTGTGAGCTTGCCAACCCATAAATGCATGTCACCAAGACATCACTCGTAGAAACCACCTCTTCCAACTCATCGTTTTTCTTCACGTGGACCATAATAAATTATAACCACATCCTTCTCCTCCGTGTGTTGCGCTTCTATCCACATCCTTTCCTCTTTGCGTTCGTTGTCCCGGCGAGCCTGCGAGCGGGTCTCCGAATCATGGCCGGTGGGATCGATGGTGGGTTGCGGCGTTGACCAAGCTGGTTCACCGGCGGAGCCAAGGACGGACCATGGCGTGGAGCAAGTATGTTCTAGCGGGGCCAAGGGCAGCGGCGATGGGGCTCGAGGCGGTGGTGAGCTGGGGCTATGCACAGACCAAGAGCGAGCGGCATGCCCAAGGGTGGGAGACCGCGTGCGAGCACACACGCCAACGACGGTGGCAACGGCGGGGTGCGTGGGCAGCCGGTggcccctcctcttcctgccTTCCTACGCCAGATCCGGCAGCCGGGAGAGCACGCATGGCTGGCGACGAGTGGTACAGCCAACAACAAATGCAGCTCGACCAGCCATGGATTCATGCAACTGGGCTTCGATTTCAATCATTCGTGAGTCAATTCATTGTCTAGGCATCTGATTTTTAGCCGGCACTTTCGATTTTCCATCGGTCATCGAGCTCAAGGGCGGCCATCAGGGCGCGGCACAAGCGGCAGAGCCGAGCTCTCCATCAcgggcagcagcggcgccgccgagctCTCCATCAcgggcagcagcggcgccgccgcttcccAGCAGTAGGCTCACAAAATGTGTACCCTAAATAACTGTCGCTTTTGATTTCCGTGCTGgaagtttgactaaatttatagaaaatatgTGCACTGTTTGTATCTTcagataaatttattaaaaaactaTATTCAAATATCTATCtaataatattaattttgtatcataaatattaatattttttttatatatatttagttAAAGTTGTTTCTCGAGACAATGAAAATGACATTTATTTAGGTACGGACGGAGCAAGGAAGAAACTCCTCCCTCCCAAGGCACAGCTGCTCGTGTCTGTGTCTCCGTACCTTGGTGCGCGAGTCAACAAGCATGCGACCTGGTGTcgtctttttcttcttctctcgcACCTTAAGCGGGTGTTTGATCCCCAGACTAATTTTTAATCCAGGTCACAGGTTGTTTGGATATCaaattaaaataaaactaattgcataaataagggttaattcacgagatgaatctattaagcccaattaatccataattagcacatatttactgtaacattatatggactaattagacttaatagattcatctagcaaattagccctcatttatgcaattagttttatcattagattATATtcaatacttctaattagtgtgcaAATATCCGACGTGATAGGTTTAAACATCCCTAATTAATTTTATGGACACCAGCTAACCTAGTGGGTTAGGACAGCTCTAAGGAGAATAGTTGCTATTTTGCTTAGCTGGTGGGTCCTACGTTATATCCCTAACCCAAATCAAGAACTCCAGATACGAGAAtaacttaaaaaaattatatcctTATTCCATACCCTACTCATCTATTTCCCTTTCCCTATTCCAACCTCTCTATTCTATTTTCCCTTTCCCTATCCCAACCTCTCTCCAAGCAACACCTGAAGTTTTACCCACCACTAAAATACGTCTTCGTAGAAAGATGACGTTCTCAATATGCTCATATAGGAGCTGAGAAATACGCCTTCGAGACATGGAAACGGTGAGCGCATGCGGCCGTGCCTTCGAGTCGAAGGCAGGCAGGGCCGTTAATCACGGTCCCATCGCCGAATCACAATCAAACGGTTCTCCAATAGTAGCATGCCACCGGGGCCGGTCCTCAGATTTGGAAACTCGAGGGTGAAAAGTAAAACTCGGTGCTCTTTAATATAAACAACTAATTCTAGGTTCATCGAAATGTCCGTATTACTCTCAGGTCTTgattactcttgcaaaatttatccatagctcctctcggtgattctatcaactcatctaCATGTCCTTTTCTCATtacctgattcatattttctagacgacatCATATCCTACAGTGCTAAAATTATTATAGatacacaatagttataaatcagttgagattaaataacttgtgatagtgaattaatGGTATGAAGAATTGTGAATTGGCAATCGAATCACCTAATCACATAAGCGAATTGACGATCTCTTAACTGATCTCCGCCCGTTCGTTGTTTCGCCGAGGGACGGCGAGCGCGCAATGTGAGCGGAAGAGAGGACCAGCGGCAGGATGAGGCGATAGGGATGAGGGGGTGCGGTAAATGAATTGGACTTTTTTTTACCATGAAATAGGCCCACCTTAATGTTATTTTTTACTGTAAACTATTGTGAGTGGGGTAGTAATAAATGCTATCTTTTTCGAGACCCCACCTCAATACTATTTGGAACATAAGTATTACTCTTGCTCTAAAAATTGTGTTACGGTTACTTATATCCTTAGGGCGGATTTGGCCCTGGGATTTGGGGTCCGGGGTGGCCGCACACCCTGCCCCCTACTCCCCTAGGCCAGGCCCTGCATCCCACCTGTCACCTTCCACGTCACAGCTCCATCGCGGTCCCACCTCCCGGTCTCTACTTCCCATCCCTTCAAAATTCAGCGCGTTCGGCAGCGCGTTAAgccgctgctgcggctgctggctgCCGCAGCCGGTGCTGtagcgctgcagctgctgctgctgccgccgctaagCCTGGTAGTAACGGCCGTTTGGCCCGCCGGGTGTGCGTGCTAATGGGCCGTTTGGGCCACATTAGTTGCAAGGTTAAATTTAGTCCGGTTGCAACTCAAATTTATGCAGGAAACCAATGAAGCAAACCGAATTTGCGTACTCTATTTTACAAAATCAAACAATTAAAATGTGTGGGACTACAAATAATAATAGAATTGTTCATACTTGTAAAATATAAGGTTGTTAAAAAACAGAAATTAAATTGTTCCTGTACCGAAACGAGCGAGAGAGCGGTAACGACTTATCCTTACCAATTTCCAAAGTGGTTTCCGTACTGATACGCTACTACGTTcgaaaataaattttgtagcGGTTAATGCAACTACAGTATCTAAATGGTGCGCGCCAAACATAACAAACACACTCGAGCTTACGCG encodes the following:
- the LOC101763774 gene encoding uncharacterized protein At3g03773 isoform X2, producing the protein MSRQPEVLWAQRSEKIYLTISLPDAKDVVLKTEPKGLFTFSAVAHGEPFSFTLELFDSVLPEGSKTKTKMGLRNIICSIQKEKKGWWKQLLKSEEKHPYIKVDWNKWCDEDEESASGDSDDDFDGANEGDESGDDDGMLYLPDLEKLRGK
- the LOC101763774 gene encoding uncharacterized protein At3g03773 isoform X1; amino-acid sequence: MSRQPEVLWAQRSEKIYLTISLPDAKDVVLKTEPKGLFTFSAVAHGEPFSFTLELFDSVLPEGSKTKTKMGLRNIICSIQKEKKGWWKQLLKSEEKHPYIKVDWNKWCDEDEESEASGDSDDDFDGANEGDESGDDDGMLYLPDLEKLRGK